One Tachysurus vachellii isolate PV-2020 chromosome 8, HZAU_Pvac_v1, whole genome shotgun sequence genomic window carries:
- the LOC132850311 gene encoding myc box-dependent-interacting protein 1 isoform X2 has product MAEMAMGKGVSAGKIASNVQKKLTRAQEKVLQKLGKADETKDLAFEEGVINFNKQLAEGSKLQKDLRAYLGAVKAMHESSKRLHECLVDMYEPEWDGKDEMDSVVEDSDLLWTDFHQKLVDHALISMDTYLGQFPDIKARIAKRDRKLVDYDSARHTYAAVNKGKKKEGGIKISKPATLLERATPGWAQGILSAHNIAQTNLTRSQAEEELERAQKVFEDINIDLQEELPSLWNSRVGFYVNTFQSVSGLEEKFHREIGKLSQNMYDGLVKLENQELSSDGNEDTNHTLSPAVPAIPKSPSKLKPAVPPPPKVTPSKDLKQDNIINLFDDASAVGISVTSPTQYDAPVSSNLLDMDLDSLQAATTPVPSASAQNWDSWEQTESHTEAAQSWDDDGSQPVLTAPPVYTTWDDEGSQPVHDPATEPTWDDDVSQPVKAEGWQSDGAQAPETTVNTEQPASTAVTTTESTEMPLNFLYKVQAMHDYAANDSDELEMKAGDVVLVVKYDNPDEQDDGWLMGIKESDWIQMKDQGKTGVFPENFTRKI; this is encoded by the exons ATGGCTGAGATGGCGATGGGCAAAGGGGTTTCTGCAGGAAAAATAGCCAGTAACGTGCAGAAAAAATTAACCAGGGCTCAAGAAAAG GTTCTGCAGAAACTTGGCAAGGCAGATGAGACCAAAGACCTTGCATTTGAAGAAGGAGTGATTAACTTTAACAAACAGCTA GCTGAGGGCAGCAAACTGCAGAAAGATCTGCGAGCCTATTTGGGTGCTGTGAAAG CGATGCACGAGTCCTCCAAACGACTGCACGAGTGCCTAGTTGATATGTATGAACCAGAGTGGGATGGAAAAGATGAAATGGATTCTGTTGTAGAG GATTCAGACCTCCTGTGGACAGATTTTCACCAAAAACTAGTGGATCATGCTTTAATCTCCATGGACACTTACTTGGGCCAATTTCCTGATATTAAG GCCCGAATAGCGAAGCGTGACAGAAAGCTGGTGGACTACGACAGCGCCCGTCACACATATGCCGCAGTAAACAAGGGCAAGAAGAAGGAAGGAGGGATTAAAATTTCTAAG CCTGCGACTTTGTTGGAGAGGGCCACTCCGGGATGGGCACAAGGAATTCTATCTGCTCATAATATCGCTCAGACCAACCTGACCAGGAGTCAG GCAGAAGAAGAGTTAGAGAGGGCACAGAAGGTATTTGAAGATATCAACATCGATCTTCAGGAGGAGCTGCCATCACTTTGGAACAG TCGTGTTGGCTTCTATGTAAACACCTTCCAGAGCGTGTCTGGTCTCGAGGAAAAGTTTCACAGAGAAATTGGAAAG CTGAGCCAAAATATGTATGATGGACTGGTGAAACTGGAGAATCAGGAATTGTCCAG TGATGGAAATGAAGATACCAATCACACTCTGAGTCCAGCAGTGCCAGCTATCCCCAAGTCTCCATCTAAG CTGAAACCTGCTGTTCCTCCACCACCTAAAGTCACTCCATCCAAAGATCTGAAGCAGGATAACATTATTAATCTGTTTGATGATGCTTCTGCTGTTGGCATTAGTGTTACGTCTCCGACACAA TATGATGCACCAGTTTCTAGTAATCTTTTAGACATGGACTTGGACTCCCTGCAGGCAGCTACCACACCTGTACCCTCTGCTTCAGCACAG AACTGGGATTCATGGGAG CAAACTGAAAGCCACACTGAAGCAGCTCAGTCATGGGATGATGATGGTAGTCAGCCTGTGCTTACTGCCCCGCCTGTTTATACTACCTGGGATGATGAAGGCAGCCAACCAGTACATGATCCAGCTACAGAGCCCACTTGGGATGATGATGTGTCCCAGCCGGTGAAGGCTGAGGGTTGGCAGAGTGATGGGGCTCAG GCACCGGAAACTACAGTTAACACAGAACAGCCCGCATCG ACAGCAGTAACGACTACCGAGAGCACAGAAATGCCACTAAACTTCCTGTACAAA GTACAAGCGATGCATGATTATGCTGCCAATGACTCAGATGAGCTGGAGATGAAGGCAGGAGATGTGGTGCTTGTGGTGAAGTATGATAACCCAGATGAACAG GATGATGGTTGGCTGATGGGAATAAAAGAGTCTGACTGGATTCAGATGAAGGATCAGGGCAAAACAGGAGTGTTTCCTGAGAACTTCACACGGAAAATTTGA
- the LOC132850311 gene encoding myc box-dependent-interacting protein 1 isoform X1, translating into MAEMAMGKGVSAGKIASNVQKKLTRAQEKVLQKLGKADETKDLAFEEGVINFNKQLAEGSKLQKDLRAYLGAVKAMHESSKRLHECLVDMYEPEWDGKDEMDSVVEDSDLLWTDFHQKLVDHALISMDTYLGQFPDIKARIAKRDRKLVDYDSARHTYAAVNKGKKKEGGIKISKPATLLERATPGWAQGILSAHNIAQTNLTRSQAEEELERAQKVFEDINIDLQEELPSLWNSRVGFYVNTFQSVSGLEEKFHREIGKLSQNMYDGLVKLENQELSRKTGSRVEKTSTIKRSDGNEDTNHTLSPAVPAIPKSPSKLKPAVPPPPKVTPSKDLKQDNIINLFDDASAVGISVTSPTQYDAPVSSNLLDMDLDSLQAATTPVPSASAQNWDSWEQTESHTEAAQSWDDDGSQPVLTAPPVYTTWDDEGSQPVHDPATEPTWDDDVSQPVKAEGWQSDGAQAPETTVNTEQPASTAVTTTESTEMPLNFLYKVQAMHDYAANDSDELEMKAGDVVLVVKYDNPDEQDDGWLMGIKESDWIQMKDQGKTGVFPENFTRKI; encoded by the exons ATGGCTGAGATGGCGATGGGCAAAGGGGTTTCTGCAGGAAAAATAGCCAGTAACGTGCAGAAAAAATTAACCAGGGCTCAAGAAAAG GTTCTGCAGAAACTTGGCAAGGCAGATGAGACCAAAGACCTTGCATTTGAAGAAGGAGTGATTAACTTTAACAAACAGCTA GCTGAGGGCAGCAAACTGCAGAAAGATCTGCGAGCCTATTTGGGTGCTGTGAAAG CGATGCACGAGTCCTCCAAACGACTGCACGAGTGCCTAGTTGATATGTATGAACCAGAGTGGGATGGAAAAGATGAAATGGATTCTGTTGTAGAG GATTCAGACCTCCTGTGGACAGATTTTCACCAAAAACTAGTGGATCATGCTTTAATCTCCATGGACACTTACTTGGGCCAATTTCCTGATATTAAG GCCCGAATAGCGAAGCGTGACAGAAAGCTGGTGGACTACGACAGCGCCCGTCACACATATGCCGCAGTAAACAAGGGCAAGAAGAAGGAAGGAGGGATTAAAATTTCTAAG CCTGCGACTTTGTTGGAGAGGGCCACTCCGGGATGGGCACAAGGAATTCTATCTGCTCATAATATCGCTCAGACCAACCTGACCAGGAGTCAG GCAGAAGAAGAGTTAGAGAGGGCACAGAAGGTATTTGAAGATATCAACATCGATCTTCAGGAGGAGCTGCCATCACTTTGGAACAG TCGTGTTGGCTTCTATGTAAACACCTTCCAGAGCGTGTCTGGTCTCGAGGAAAAGTTTCACAGAGAAATTGGAAAG CTGAGCCAAAATATGTATGATGGACTGGTGAAACTGGAGAATCAGGAATTGTCCAG AAAAACAGGTAGCCGAGTGGAGAAGACCTCAACAATCAAAAGGAG TGATGGAAATGAAGATACCAATCACACTCTGAGTCCAGCAGTGCCAGCTATCCCCAAGTCTCCATCTAAG CTGAAACCTGCTGTTCCTCCACCACCTAAAGTCACTCCATCCAAAGATCTGAAGCAGGATAACATTATTAATCTGTTTGATGATGCTTCTGCTGTTGGCATTAGTGTTACGTCTCCGACACAA TATGATGCACCAGTTTCTAGTAATCTTTTAGACATGGACTTGGACTCCCTGCAGGCAGCTACCACACCTGTACCCTCTGCTTCAGCACAG AACTGGGATTCATGGGAG CAAACTGAAAGCCACACTGAAGCAGCTCAGTCATGGGATGATGATGGTAGTCAGCCTGTGCTTACTGCCCCGCCTGTTTATACTACCTGGGATGATGAAGGCAGCCAACCAGTACATGATCCAGCTACAGAGCCCACTTGGGATGATGATGTGTCCCAGCCGGTGAAGGCTGAGGGTTGGCAGAGTGATGGGGCTCAG GCACCGGAAACTACAGTTAACACAGAACAGCCCGCATCG ACAGCAGTAACGACTACCGAGAGCACAGAAATGCCACTAAACTTCCTGTACAAA GTACAAGCGATGCATGATTATGCTGCCAATGACTCAGATGAGCTGGAGATGAAGGCAGGAGATGTGGTGCTTGTGGTGAAGTATGATAACCCAGATGAACAG GATGATGGTTGGCTGATGGGAATAAAAGAGTCTGACTGGATTCAGATGAAGGATCAGGGCAAAACAGGAGTGTTTCCTGAGAACTTCACACGGAAAATTTGA